A genomic window from Sporosarcina sp. Marseille-Q4063 includes:
- a CDS encoding helix-turn-helix transcriptional regulator, producing MSEEPQKYDVFQAIADPTRRKLLELLAEGQLSIASLSSHFTMSRTAVTKHLGILESAGLVSSQKAGREKLYRLEAKPLQTLKQWLEFYEQYWDDKLEKLKMIVEEDK from the coding sequence ATGTCGGAAGAACCACAAAAATACGATGTTTTTCAAGCAATCGCAGATCCGACGCGGCGTAAACTACTCGAACTACTAGCTGAAGGTCAATTGTCGATTGCATCATTAAGCAGTCATTTTACGATGAGCCGAACTGCGGTCACAAAACACCTGGGCATACTTGAATCAGCAGGGTTGGTCAGTTCACAAAAAGCAGGCAGAGAAAAGTTGTATCGATTAGAAGCAAAGCCGTTGCAAACACTAAAGCAGTGGTTAGAATTCTATGAACAGTATTGGGATGATAAATTGGAGAAACTTAAAATGATTGTTGAAGAAGATAAATGA
- a CDS encoding SRPBCC domain-containing protein — translation MSTNNNEQFAEVVKKIVINAPIEKVWNYVATAEGIGAWFMPNDMEPIEGKEFILQAGPWGNSACKVTEVNEPNRLSFEWGDQWLITFELIEVAAEQTEVTLIHAGWDEYKETEFGQSHSEVRARMSGGWDGLVQKLKTVVEE, via the coding sequence ATGTCCACTAATAACAACGAACAATTCGCCGAAGTAGTAAAGAAAATAGTGATCAACGCGCCTATCGAAAAAGTTTGGAATTATGTCGCCACAGCCGAAGGGATCGGTGCATGGTTTATGCCCAACGATATGGAGCCAATAGAAGGAAAAGAATTTATTTTGCAAGCTGGCCCTTGGGGGAATTCTGCATGCAAAGTGACAGAAGTAAACGAACCAAACCGTTTATCCTTCGAATGGGGAGACCAATGGCTCATCACGTTTGAATTAATAGAAGTAGCAGCTGAACAAACGGAAGTAACACTCATCCATGCAGGTTGGGATGAATACAAAGAAACCGAATTCGGTCAATCACATTCAGAAGTTCGCGCACGTATGTCCGGTGGATGGGATGGTCTCGTTCAAAAACTGAAAACAGTAGTTGAGGAATAA
- a CDS encoding M17 family metallopeptidase encodes MSNEVKVIFESNSAIAENETVKNFVKNSPAGHCSVLLKDEHYVVVKNDEKTPVSLEKVRATAGNIARDLASRKVETAFAAAEEITGGFAELDKEDVLTAFVEGWNLGAYQFVTYKPSVTPFRTALEVEGDGQVQSAVTTGEIRAEATAFSRDLMNEVSNVLNPETFPEVLKKQFEGTEVEVNVLDKEKLEEMEMNGVLTVGRGSTYKPAFVELVYKGDESKPLVALVGKGVTFDTGGISLKSGKDLSDMRMDMGGAAAVAGAMTLLAKSKAKANVVVLIPMVENMPDNTSVLPGEVITYKNGLTVQVGNTDAEGRLILADALIRAGELNAEYIVNIATLTGAVVNALGTELGGVFGDEELSAEIKKIGDKNGDFIWPMPLVEAYDNSLDSDYADMNNISSLSVAGSITAGLFLRRFVPKESKWLHVDMAGVMDKSKASGYYAKSATGYGARLLADFTTFVSK; translated from the coding sequence ATGTCGAACGAAGTCAAAGTTATTTTCGAAAGCAACTCAGCAATTGCTGAAAATGAAACAGTAAAGAATTTCGTGAAAAACAGTCCAGCTGGACATTGTTCCGTTTTGCTAAAAGATGAACATTATGTGGTCGTAAAAAATGACGAAAAAACACCGGTAAGTTTGGAAAAGGTTCGTGCGACTGCTGGAAATATTGCACGTGACTTAGCTAGCCGTAAAGTAGAAACAGCATTCGCAGCAGCCGAGGAAATTACAGGAGGCTTTGCAGAATTAGATAAAGAAGATGTTCTTACCGCTTTTGTCGAAGGTTGGAATCTCGGTGCTTATCAGTTTGTTACGTATAAACCAAGCGTTACGCCATTCCGTACTGCGCTAGAAGTTGAAGGGGACGGACAAGTACAATCAGCCGTTACTACAGGAGAAATTCGCGCAGAAGCAACCGCTTTCTCACGCGATCTTATGAATGAAGTATCAAATGTCTTGAATCCAGAGACATTTCCGGAAGTATTGAAAAAACAATTTGAAGGCACAGAAGTTGAAGTCAATGTGCTGGATAAAGAAAAACTCGAGGAAATGGAAATGAACGGTGTACTGACAGTCGGTCGCGGAAGTACATATAAACCGGCATTCGTCGAACTTGTTTATAAAGGAGACGAATCGAAGCCACTCGTTGCATTGGTCGGAAAAGGCGTCACTTTTGATACAGGCGGCATCAGCTTGAAGAGCGGCAAAGACTTAAGCGATATGCGCATGGACATGGGCGGCGCGGCAGCAGTTGCGGGCGCGATGACATTGCTCGCAAAATCAAAAGCGAAAGCGAACGTCGTTGTCTTAATACCAATGGTTGAAAACATGCCGGATAATACTTCTGTTCTTCCGGGCGAAGTAATCACATACAAAAACGGTTTGACAGTTCAAGTAGGAAACACCGACGCAGAAGGCCGTCTGATTTTAGCGGATGCATTGATTCGCGCAGGCGAATTAAATGCGGAGTATATCGTAAACATCGCAACACTGACAGGCGCAGTTGTGAATGCACTCGGAACTGAATTAGGCGGTGTCTTCGGAGACGAGGAACTATCAGCTGAGATCAAAAAAATCGGCGACAAAAACGGTGATTTCATCTGGCCAATGCCATTAGTTGAAGCATATGACAACTCGCTAGATAGCGACTACGCGGACATGAACAACATCAGTTCACTAAGTGTGGCAGGTTCAATTACAGCGGGTCTATTCCTTCGCCGCTTCGTGCCGAAAGAAAGCAAATGGCTGCACGTCGATATGGCTGGCGTCATGGATAAAAGTAAAGCATCCGGCTATTATGCAAAGTCTGCAACAGGTTATGGCGCAAGACTATTAGCTGACTTTACAACATTTGTTTCGAAGTAA
- a CDS encoding GNAT family N-acetyltransferase — protein sequence MDIDFLLNHPDKIEEVSEMIYKEFVVKTGGGMKFEDVVQHFSNTKDNTFPITLVALEYGECLGTVSIFENDLKVRDMYKPWLASLYTKPEFRSRGIGQELVAKTIDIAKELGFHELYLRTEDTSDYYRNRGWTYVETVSDDKYEKIDVFKMKCI from the coding sequence ATGGATATTGATTTTTTATTAAACCATCCCGATAAGATAGAAGAAGTTTCTGAAATGATTTATAAGGAATTTGTAGTAAAAACGGGAGGTGGTATGAAATTTGAAGATGTTGTTCAACACTTTTCAAATACTAAAGACAATACATTTCCGATAACACTCGTAGCGTTAGAATACGGGGAATGTTTAGGAACTGTATCAATATTTGAAAACGATTTAAAGGTAAGAGATATGTATAAACCTTGGCTTGCATCTCTATACACGAAGCCTGAGTTTCGCAGTAGAGGTATAGGGCAAGAGTTAGTAGCCAAAACAATAGATATAGCCAAAGAATTGGGGTTTCATGAGCTTTATTTAAGAACAGAAGATACGTCTGATTATTATAGAAATAGAGGATGGACTTATGTTGAAACTGTTTCTGATGATAAATATGAAAAAATTGATGTATTTAAAATGAAGTGTATTTGA
- a CDS encoding proline dehydrogenase family protein has translation MALVRDFFMGLSQNQLLNSAAKKYGLKMGAQNVVAGTNVEETIESIKKLNAQGISCTVDNLGEFVYEREEATEAKDSILEVIEAIHTHGVDAHISLKPSQLGLDIDYNFCYENLREIVEKANGYNIFVNFDMEDHDRLQPSFDILDTLSKDFNNVGTVIQAYFFRAKEDIEKYKDFRLRIVKGAYKEPAELAYQEKAVIDENYIELIEWHLLNGKFTSIATHDHHVINHVKQFVKDNNISNDKFEFQMLYGFRTDLQQELAQEGYNFCVYVPFGIDWYGYFMRRLAERPQNLNLIVKQVFTKKTNTMIGLAAGAFLLGRLTKRK, from the coding sequence ATGGCTTTAGTCAGAGATTTCTTTATGGGGTTATCCCAAAACCAACTTTTGAACAGCGCTGCTAAAAAGTATGGCCTGAAAATGGGTGCTCAGAACGTTGTCGCGGGGACAAATGTCGAAGAAACAATTGAAAGTATAAAAAAACTGAACGCGCAGGGAATTTCTTGTACGGTCGATAATTTAGGCGAATTCGTCTATGAAAGAGAAGAGGCAACTGAGGCAAAGGACAGCATCCTCGAAGTAATTGAAGCCATTCATACGCACGGCGTGGATGCACATATTTCATTAAAGCCATCACAACTAGGGCTTGATATTGATTATAACTTTTGTTATGAAAACTTAAGAGAGATTGTCGAGAAAGCGAATGGCTACAATATTTTCGTGAACTTTGACATGGAAGATCACGATCGCCTACAACCCTCTTTTGATATTTTAGATACATTATCAAAGGATTTTAATAATGTTGGAACAGTTATTCAAGCCTATTTCTTCAGGGCAAAAGAAGATATTGAAAAGTATAAAGACTTCCGTTTACGAATTGTAAAAGGCGCTTATAAAGAGCCTGCAGAACTAGCTTACCAAGAAAAAGCAGTGATCGATGAGAACTATATCGAGTTAATCGAATGGCATTTATTAAATGGAAAGTTTACTTCTATTGCAACGCATGATCATCACGTCATTAATCATGTAAAACAATTTGTTAAAGATAATAATATTTCAAATGACAAATTTGAATTCCAAATGCTTTATGGATTTAGAACGGACTTGCAACAGGAGTTGGCACAAGAAGGCTATAACTTCTGCGTATATGTACCTTTTGGAATTGACTGGTACGGGTACTTCATGAGACGTCTTGCAGAAAGACCACAAAACTTAAATCTCATTGTGAAGCAAGTCTTTACGAAAAAAACGAACACAATGATTGGTCTTGCCGCAGGTGCATTTTTATTGGGAAGATTGACGAAAAGAAAATAG
- a CDS encoding helix-turn-helix domain-containing protein, with translation MQKENLGSAIKEIRQQNKMTLKNLSEDTELSISFLSQLERGKSSATLKSLKKISLALGVNPSYFFQQENTNQMDSFTTRLSENQFYYQDLSGGVDQPAFSPLLIVMKPGQSEESLMTHTGQEFIYMLEGQLTVQVNEKIHTLNPNESIMFDSTDPHYWYNYSNEDVRFLCISYDQ, from the coding sequence TTGCAAAAAGAAAACTTGGGTAGCGCGATTAAAGAAATACGACAGCAAAACAAGATGACGCTGAAAAATTTGTCTGAGGATACTGAGCTTTCGATTAGTTTTTTATCACAACTAGAAAGAGGTAAGTCTTCAGCAACTTTGAAATCGCTCAAAAAAATTTCACTGGCTCTCGGAGTCAACCCAAGTTATTTTTTTCAACAAGAGAATACGAATCAAATGGACTCCTTCACGACACGATTATCGGAGAATCAATTTTATTACCAAGATTTAAGCGGCGGAGTGGATCAGCCTGCTTTTTCACCTTTGTTAATCGTGATGAAACCTGGTCAAAGCGAAGAAAGTTTAATGACGCATACGGGACAAGAATTCATCTATATGCTTGAAGGACAACTGACCGTGCAAGTCAATGAAAAAATACATACGCTTAATCCGAATGAATCAATTATGTTTGATTCGACGGATCCGCATTATTGGTATAACTATTCAAATGAAGACGTTCGATTCTTATGTATATCCTATGACCAATGA
- a CDS encoding MFS transporter, translated as MDQKKMNRVLVASLVGSSIEWFDYFLYGTVAALVFNQVFFVTEDPAIGTILAFASFALAFFIRPFGGIIFSHIGDRIGRKKTLVLTLSIMGIATFGMGLLPTYQAIGIWAPILLITLRLIQGLGIGGEWGGALLLAVEYAPAEKRGLYGSIPQMGITIGMLLGTIALSIMTLLPEGSFMTWGWRVPFILSALLVVFGLWVRKGIDETPSFKNVQEKGEIPKIPLFTTLKTHWREVLIAIGAKVVETAPFYIFSTFVVSYATTNLGFSRTAILNSVMIGTIVTTILIPVMGALSDRVGRKPLYVYGTIAMAIYAFPYFWLVNQESVALLVIATVLGLGIIWAPITAVLGTMFSEIFSAEVRYTGISLGYQIGAAVAGGTAPLVAATLLLKFNNSYIPVALYIIFTAVISLLAIWAVKDRRGQELDI; from the coding sequence ATGGATCAGAAAAAGATGAATCGTGTACTTGTCGCAAGTCTTGTTGGTAGCTCAATCGAATGGTTCGACTACTTTTTGTACGGCACTGTTGCCGCACTAGTATTTAACCAAGTTTTCTTCGTTACAGAAGATCCGGCAATCGGTACGATTCTTGCGTTTGCATCATTCGCATTGGCGTTTTTCATCCGTCCATTTGGGGGAATTATCTTCAGCCATATCGGAGATAGAATTGGACGAAAGAAAACATTGGTACTGACGCTCAGCATTATGGGAATCGCAACATTTGGAATGGGTTTATTACCTACATATCAAGCAATCGGCATTTGGGCGCCGATTCTATTAATCACTTTACGTTTGATCCAAGGATTAGGGATTGGCGGAGAATGGGGCGGTGCATTATTATTAGCCGTTGAATATGCACCAGCAGAAAAACGTGGACTTTATGGTAGTATTCCGCAAATGGGAATTACGATCGGAATGCTTCTTGGAACGATTGCATTGTCAATTATGACGCTACTTCCTGAAGGGTCGTTCATGACTTGGGGATGGCGTGTTCCGTTTATATTAAGTGCGTTATTAGTTGTATTTGGACTTTGGGTGCGTAAAGGAATTGACGAAACACCGTCCTTTAAAAATGTTCAGGAAAAAGGAGAAATACCAAAAATCCCTCTTTTCACGACATTAAAAACACATTGGCGCGAGGTATTGATTGCCATTGGTGCAAAAGTTGTTGAGACAGCACCATTTTATATTTTCAGTACGTTCGTTGTTTCCTATGCAACGACGAACTTAGGATTCTCTCGTACTGCAATATTGAATTCTGTAATGATCGGAACAATTGTCACAACGATTTTAATCCCGGTTATGGGCGCTTTGTCTGACCGTGTCGGAAGAAAACCATTATATGTTTATGGAACAATCGCGATGGCAATTTATGCGTTCCCGTACTTTTGGTTGGTGAATCAAGAATCAGTAGCACTTCTTGTCATTGCAACAGTCCTAGGTCTTGGTATCATTTGGGCGCCGATTACTGCTGTTCTCGGAACCATGTTCTCTGAAATCTTCTCGGCAGAAGTTCGTTATACGGGTATTTCACTCGGCTATCAAATTGGTGCGGCAGTCGCCGGCGGAACAGCACCTTTAGTCGCCGCAACACTGTTGTTAAAATTCAATAATTCTTATATACCTGTTGCGCTGTACATTATTTTCACAGCAGTCATTTCGCTGCTTGCGATTTGGGCGGTTAAAGATCGCCGCGGACAAGAGTTAGATATTTAA